The genomic window TGCAGGCTGTTAGGTTAGCTCAGTGGTTATATGATGCATAAAATTTTTCTGATTCCGTTTCTTTTGATGTTCTTTGCTCTTGGGGCACAGGATCAGGCCCGTTATCAGGCAATTTATGCAAAAACATATTTGGAAACCTCGCAGCAGGATTTCGGCAGGGCTTTGAAGGTGGCCGATTCCCTGTATGAAATATCGGAGAATCCATATTTCAGGACCAAAAGCCTGATGCTCTCTGCATCATTATACCAGCAGTCAGGAGATGTGGAAAAGGCGGTCGCCTATGCAGAGCGATCTGCAGGAATTATCGAAGGGGCAGGAAATCCCGCATGGGAATCTCGTGTGTATGGGTTCCTCGCCACGCAATACCGGATCCTGAAGCTGTATAAAAAATCGAAAGTATACATTGAAAAAGCACTGGAAGCAGGGCTGGCCATCAAGGAGGAAATGGCCCGGAACAGCATTCAGGGACTGATGTACCAGGAAATGGCCTATTACGAGACGGAGCACAAGAACTATAAAAAATCGATCCGCTACATTGAAACTGCCCAGTCGCACTTCAACCGGACTAGAGAAAATCTGGATTTCTTTACCGCCAATAATGAACAGTTAACCGGTCTCAACTATTTCTATTCCGGAGCATACGAAAAAGCAATGGATCATTACAGAAAAGCTCTGGCGCTCGCCGAAAAATCTCCGGAGAATTTTCTTACCGGGCTGATCTGTAATGGGATGGCTGCGGTTTATCTTAAGCAGGACGACCTTAAAAATGCCGCGTTATACCTCGGAAGAGCACAGAAAATTGCGGAAAATTCCAATTATCCGCGGTTGAAGATAGAGGTGAACACCACTTCGCAAGCATATTACTCGAAACTGGACGATAATAAAAAATCCGCCGAACTACAGCAGAAAACCGATACTTTGAGTACAGCTCTTGCCGAAAAGGAAAGTGCATTTATCGATGATTCGTATGTAAAGATGGAGCATAAAGCAGAGGTGGCTGAAAAAGACAGTGGCAATAAAAACAACATGCTTCTGGCCGGAACCTTTCTGCTGGCCGGCTGTTCCTTTGCATTTTTCAGGTACCGGAAACGGCAGATCAGGAATACCGAAAGGATCAGCCGGCTGCTGCAGGAATACGAGAGGAGGATACACACTTCGGATGAAGGTCCGGAACTCAAAGCCATAGAGCCGGATGAACCAGGTGCTGAAGGCGGCGAAACTGCCGTCATGACCTCGGAAACCGAGCAGAAGCTCCTACGCCAGCTCAGGGAATTTGAGGAATCGGTGCTGTATACGGACCGGAATATGTCTCTGCCTTTTCTTGCTGCCCACCTGGGAACCAACATCAAATACCTTTCCCATATCATCAACCGGTACAAGAAGAAAGATTTTAACAATTACATTAATGAGCTGAGGATTAATTATATCATCCGCCAGCTTCGGGAAAATCCAGAATTCAGGAAATACAAGATCGCGACGCTGGCCGATGAATCCGGATTTTCTTCTGCCAATAAGTTTACCACTGTTTTTAAAAAAGTTACTGAAATTCCGCCTTCCGTTTTTATCAGGCATATTCAGGAACTCACTGTCCCCGAAGTACAGGAAAACTGAAAGAATTAAATTACCCCTTTCATATTAAACAAAAACACACAATTTCTTCTAGCGGTGCTTATCCTTTTCCATCTTCGTAGAATTCGATGCAAAGGTTCCTCTGTGATGTTAGAAAATTTCCAGCCCGTTAGCCTGATTTCTGCTTCGGGTTTACGTTATGCTAAAGCTGCTTTCATCGGGCTTACATCATCTTCTATTACATCTTTTATTTAAAAATATCTTGCTGAATTTTGAATTTGGAGTTATTTTCACTTCTATTTCAATCAGTATTTCTTTATCGCGCGCCTCGGCCTCTGCTGATATTGCAGTCTGCAAATCCCTTCTAGGAGGTCATGCACTAACAACTATTGCGGAATACGGTTTTTCGGAACAGAGCTCAACGTTTCTAAACTGCAATTTTTGGAAAGTATATCTTTCATATTCGCGAATATGATACGGCAAACAAGTGTATATCATTAAAATTCAGTGTAGTTTTGCCACCGTTCCCTTCAAACGATTCTAAAAAAACAATGATTAAAATGTTTCCCTAATCTATCATTTTTAACAAAAAAATACCCAATGAGAAATCACATGAAATTATTTTTCACCTTATCCCTGTTGCTGCCGGGATTGTTCCTCAGCCTGAAATCGCAGGTCTGTACGGTGGACGTCAACGGACAGACATTTGCCATGGGAGATGGTACATCCATTCCGGCCGGAACGCCGCATACGTTTACCCAGCCCGCGACCAACTACGGATTTACGCTCGATATTTACGGGCTCGATAATTCCTTCAATATGAACATCAACGGTACCCTGCTGGCTATTCAGGAAATTGAGTTCGCTACCGGAGCAGGGCTTACTCAGAATATACAGTTTGCCGACGGCGCAAAATGGCAGACCGGCAATATACCGGCGATATGGAGTATTTCCGGAAGTGCTTCCACGACACCGGCGGTACGGGTAGTCATCAGTCCTACGGGCAGTATAACCATGTTCGGCAGCAAAAGTTCGGGAGGCCCTCTTTTACCGCTGGTCCTTACGAACGGAAATACCTTTAATACCATCAGCTGGAATACTTCCGGCAGCAATTCGGTGACTGTAACTCAGAATGTCGTAGGACCTACCAGAATCTCCGGCTACGGAAGCGGAAAAAATACGATTCCCTGCCATTGTACACAGCCGGGAGCAACGGGTACACCCGCCGGTTTTGCAAAAATGGGGATCCTGACGAAAAGCAGCAGGACGGTAGCCAACTGGCCGGAAAGCGTACCGAATGGCCATATTGTATTGGATTCCTCCAATAAAGGAATGGTGATCAGCCATATGACCACCGCCCAGAGAAATGCCCTCGTACCTGTAGAAGGAATGCTTATTTACAACACAGATCTTAACTGTGTGCAGCTGTACAGGGGGAATGCTCCAACTATCGACTCTGCCAGAACCGGATGGAACTGCATCAGCAGGGGATGTAATGAAAACCGTTAAATCACAAAAAAATAAAAATGAATATCATCAAAGTTTTAGCCGGCCTGTTTTTATTTCTTACAGCCACTGCTTTAAATGCACAGGTCGCTATCGGTAAACAGACGCTTACGAATACTAGCGTTCTGCTGGAGTTCAATGCAGAGGCCAAAGGAATCATACTGCCATCCGTGCTGTCTGCACCCGGAGCCGTGGGCGGAACATTTGTCTTCAACACTGCGGATAAGTCTATTCAGGTATTCCAGAATGCCGGCTGGACGCTGCTTACCGACAGTAATCAGGGAGTGGTTCATAGCTTTAGCAATTCGGGAAACGAATCCGGAACTGGAATGATCATTGGTGCCAATATCTCTGCAAAGCCGGGCGTGCTGGTCATGGAATCCACTACGAAAGCAATGGTGCTCCCTAAGGCAGCTAACCCGCATCTGAACATACGCGGAGCCATTGCAGGAACCATGGTATATGACACCGTCTCCTCTTCACTGGCCGTATATGACGGTGCCCAATGGAGCTATTGGAAGTAACCGGTCTTCTAAAGATTTAAACATTTAACAGGTGTTATACATATTCTCAGTAAACCTCTTCACATGAAGGGGTTTTTCCACGGAATTTATAGATAGCCAAAATGTATTAAAATCTAAACTAATCAATCCATTATGACTAAAAGCGGTAAAGGTTTCAGATCACGTGGTTTGTAATGGAGCAGGGGAGATCTTTTTACCGCAACAGTATTTTTTAGTTTCAAAATTTTCCGGCGAAGAACGAGATCGGAATTTTACAGACAAAACCACCTGTTACTTAACTGTAGCAGGTGGTTTAGGTTTCTCTTAAAAAACCATTCTTATAAAAAACCACTCTTAGATTAAGCTTCAGCCAACGGTTCTACAGCGGACAACGCAACGCGAAGCCATCCAGCTGAAAATTTGGGCACAGCCGGTTTCGATCCGCTCTTCACGGGTCACGTTCTGTATACCCGGCAACGGGTACGAGGACGGAGATTGCGGAAGAGGTTGGGAGAGAATAAGGCCGGGAACAACAGGATCGCGTGACACCCACGGTAAAGATCGACATGCTTCCGTGGTCCAAGCCATCGGGTATTGATTCTGTTATGGTGAGTGTTGTGAATGTCAGATATCTAAGGTTCCGGAAAGCGGAGTACGTAGTGGCCGGAAAACTTCCGGTTTCCTTCTTCCTGTTCAACCTGTTAATCCAAGTTCTGTCTCAGATTCGTGTAAGAAAAGTAAAATTCTAAAATAAAAAAATGCCCTAAGAGAATTCCCTGATTTTTTAAAATTCCGTTTTTTCCCTGAATGTCTGATGGTTTTGATTCCTGAAATTTGTATCAGACAAACGGGATAAAAGTCTGCTGATCAGAGAAGAATCAACCAAAGTAGGGACGCAGCTGAATAATTTCCGGAATAAAACAAAACTAATCCATCAAATCCATTAAACAGAATATGGCAGATACAGTAAACAACCAGGCAACAGACGCCGTTACGCAGACCAACGTTACCGTGCTGGGCGAATCTCCCGCACAGGCCATGAGTATGCTCTATCAGATGGCCACCCATGCCAGCGGAATTTCCATTCAGAATTCAGTGTCTAACCAGCAGAACCTCAATCAGCTTAATCCGGCGATCGTCGCCGATGCCATTAAGATTTTAAAAGGTTAATTAAAAATTTATCAGCATGGACGAGAATAATAATGACCCGACAGCCTCTCAGGATACAGCCAATGCCGTAACACCTGTAGAAAAGGCGGTACAGTTTGTCAATGCCGAAGTACTGTCGCCACCGCCGGTGGCGCCGATGCAGGGGATGGCAAAGGTAATGATTGACCAGTCTGCCGGAATGATGGTCCAGGATCTGCAGTCGTTCCTGAAAAGTTTTGAGCAGCTCGGCCTTATTGCACTGAGCCGGCTGGCAAATAACTTACTGACGTACGGAACCTGGAGCGAAAATGAACCTCCGCCGACCGGTACATCGCCTGCCTCTACAGGAGGAACGTCCGGTGAAGAAGCAATACAAAGCCTGTTTAATATCGTCAGCAAGTATGCGGAAGCCAAAACGAACCTATCCAATGCAGCCTTACTTTCCACTGTTTTGCATCCGAATCCGGCGGCCATGCCATCTTCAGGCTCTTTTTCCGATGCTTCCGTGCAGCCTGAAGATCCCGAAAAAAAAAACGGATAGACGTTACGGAAGAAGACCATACCGGAAATGCGTCTGCCATGGAGGAGGCTGTTGAAAAGGTAATGCCGGAACCTGTTAAAATACCGGAGCGAGTGCCGCAACAGAAAGAGGCTGCCGTGCCTGCAGAAGTACATACGAGCAAGAGGATGAAACAGTCGGTCTTCTCGAAACTAATGAATCAACTTAAAAAAAATTAATAGAATGAATTATTCAAACGAACAGAAACCGGCCAAGATCTTAAACTTACGTACCTTAAAGGAAGTGAATGAAAGCCTTTATCTTACCAAAACTGCCGATACTGCTTATTTCAGTGTAAAAAAACCTGAAAACAACAGCGATCGGGTGACCTTCGGCCTTACCACTTCCGATGTTAATATCAAGCCTCTGATCCGGCAGGTAAACTGTATCAACAAAGGAAAACGATACAACAATTATCAGTCATTCGTCGTGGAGCCCAAAGACAAGTCCACAGGCATCGCCGTGATCTTGATCAAGCTGGAAGAAAATCAGGTCTTTTTTTGCAACATACGGATTCTGCCGCTGAATACTTTAAGTGACATTGCTGAACCGGAAACCGATTCCAGGCTTCTTACGGTAAA from Chryseobacterium sp. SORGH_AS_0447 includes these protein-coding regions:
- a CDS encoding AraC family transcriptional regulator; translated protein: MMHKIFLIPFLLMFFALGAQDQARYQAIYAKTYLETSQQDFGRALKVADSLYEISENPYFRTKSLMLSASLYQQSGDVEKAVAYAERSAGIIEGAGNPAWESRVYGFLATQYRILKLYKKSKVYIEKALEAGLAIKEEMARNSIQGLMYQEMAYYETEHKNYKKSIRYIETAQSHFNRTRENLDFFTANNEQLTGLNYFYSGAYEKAMDHYRKALALAEKSPENFLTGLICNGMAAVYLKQDDLKNAALYLGRAQKIAENSNYPRLKIEVNTTSQAYYSKLDDNKKSAELQQKTDTLSTALAEKESAFIDDSYVKMEHKAEVAEKDSGNKNNMLLAGTFLLAGCSFAFFRYRKRQIRNTERISRLLQEYERRIHTSDEGPELKAIEPDEPGAEGGETAVMTSETEQKLLRQLREFEESVLYTDRNMSLPFLAAHLGTNIKYLSHIINRYKKKDFNNYINELRINYIIRQLRENPEFRKYKIATLADESGFSSANKFTTVFKKVTEIPPSVFIRHIQELTVPEVQEN
- a CDS encoding RebB family R body protein, whose product is MADTVNNQATDAVTQTNVTVLGESPAQAMSMLYQMATHASGISIQNSVSNQQNLNQLNPAIVADAIKILKG